A window of the Polaribacter sp. HaHaR_3_91 genome harbors these coding sequences:
- a CDS encoding SDR family oxidoreductase — MKIAVTSASGKLGASIVKHLIKAIGKENVIGIARTPEKAAYLDVEIRKGDYNNREDFEKALQGVDAVLLVSGMDDPQKRIIQHRNVIEAAKSNGVQKIVYTSIVGAEENNAFSPIVQTNRQTEKDVINSGLDWVIGRNGIYIEPDLEYIDTYVKEGAIRNCAGEGKCMYTSREELGFAYSKMLLEEKHNGNTYNLVGEAITQSELASLINQVYDTNLTYNSVSFDAYAAERKGALGDFIGTVIAGIYEGIKGGENEVPSGFEKATGRLHQSPLEMIKRFKKNLKINL; from the coding sequence ATGAAAATAGCAGTAACATCAGCAAGCGGAAAATTAGGAGCTTCCATTGTAAAACATTTAATTAAAGCGATAGGAAAAGAAAATGTAATAGGAATTGCTCGTACGCCCGAAAAGGCAGCTTATTTAGATGTAGAAATAAGAAAAGGAGATTATAACAACCGAGAAGATTTTGAGAAGGCATTGCAAGGAGTAGATGCTGTTCTTTTAGTTTCTGGAATGGATGATCCTCAAAAAAGAATTATACAACATAGAAATGTAATTGAAGCTGCAAAAAGTAACGGCGTTCAAAAAATTGTGTACACAAGTATTGTAGGTGCAGAAGAAAACAATGCATTTAGTCCTATTGTGCAAACAAACAGACAAACAGAGAAAGACGTTATCAATTCTGGTTTGGATTGGGTTATTGGAAGAAACGGTATTTATATTGAACCCGATTTAGAATATATTGATACCTATGTAAAAGAAGGCGCAATTAGAAATTGTGCAGGAGAAGGTAAATGTATGTATACAAGCAGAGAAGAGTTAGGTTTTGCATATTCAAAAATGCTTTTAGAAGAAAAACATAATGGTAATACCTACAATTTAGTTGGAGAAGCAATTACCCAAAGTGAATTAGCATCCTTAATAAACCAAGTTTATGACACTAATTTAACCTACAATTCTGTTTCTTTTGATGCTTATGCCGCTGAACGAAAAGGAGCATTGGGAGATTTTATAGGAACTGTAATTGCTGGAATTTACGAAGGCATAAAAGGAGGCGAAAATGAGGTTCCTTCAGGTTTTGAAAAAGCGACTGGCAGATTGCATCAATCTCCTTTAGAAATGATAAAAAGGTTTAAAAAAAATCTCAAAATCAATCTTTGA
- a CDS encoding DUF1800 family protein — protein sequence MKSAHIQHLYNRVGFGISPKELARLSKKSKKNVVNELFISSKKTTVLSVDTSFLKGISFKDSKDKNKRKELQKISRKKVQELSTAWFERLNNPSEILREKMTLFWANHFVCENKNILYVESYNNMLRKNALGDFRNFTKAVSKEAAMISYLNNKQNKKKSPNENFARELMELFTLGQDNYTEQDIKESARSFTGYSYDFKGQFNFKKGQHDVGEKTFFGKSGHFKGDDIIDLIVEKEQCARFISEKIYTYFVNENTNKNHVDEMVEVFYKDYNIENLMRFVLLSNWFYADENIGTKIKSPIEFLVGINTVVPYKIEKPKQVLLLQRLLGQKLLSPPNVAGWKTGRNWIDSNTIVTRLRLPSVLLNNAEIAYSEIGDEEAMITDFKKRKLRKKAFIKVSADWNSFEENYKKESNKELVHQIITSKINSGTEEMLERNQQLSKHDFVVQLMSLPEYQLC from the coding sequence ATGAAATCAGCACATATACAACATTTATATAACAGGGTTGGTTTTGGTATTTCACCAAAAGAATTGGCTCGTTTATCTAAGAAAAGTAAAAAAAACGTAGTTAACGAATTATTTATTTCATCAAAGAAAACAACTGTTTTATCTGTAGATACTTCTTTTTTAAAAGGTATTTCTTTTAAAGATTCCAAGGATAAAAACAAACGTAAAGAACTTCAAAAAATTAGTAGAAAAAAAGTACAAGAGCTTTCTACAGCTTGGTTTGAACGCTTAAATAATCCATCAGAAATTTTACGTGAAAAAATGACCTTGTTTTGGGCGAATCATTTTGTGTGTGAAAACAAAAACATTTTATATGTAGAGAGTTACAATAATATGTTGCGAAAAAATGCTTTGGGTGATTTTAGAAATTTCACAAAAGCAGTTTCTAAAGAAGCCGCAATGATTTCTTATTTAAACAACAAACAGAACAAGAAAAAAAGTCCGAATGAGAATTTTGCACGTGAATTAATGGAGCTTTTTACGTTGGGGCAAGACAATTATACAGAACAAGATATAAAAGAGTCTGCAAGATCATTTACAGGATATAGTTATGATTTTAAAGGACAATTCAACTTTAAAAAAGGACAACATGATGTTGGAGAAAAGACATTTTTTGGTAAATCGGGCCATTTTAAGGGTGATGACATTATAGATCTGATTGTAGAAAAAGAACAATGTGCACGTTTTATATCAGAAAAAATTTACACCTATTTTGTCAATGAAAACACTAATAAAAACCATGTAGATGAAATGGTAGAGGTGTTTTATAAAGATTATAATATAGAAAATTTAATGCGTTTTGTTTTGCTTTCTAATTGGTTTTATGCTGATGAAAATATTGGAACCAAAATAAAATCACCTATTGAGTTTTTAGTTGGTATAAACACAGTTGTACCTTATAAAATAGAGAAACCGAAACAAGTTTTATTATTACAACGTTTATTAGGACAAAAACTATTGAGTCCGCCAAATGTTGCTGGTTGGAAAACCGGTAGAAATTGGATTGACAGTAATACCATTGTTACCCGTTTGCGTTTGCCTTCTGTATTATTAAACAATGCAGAAATTGCATATTCAGAAATTGGTGATGAAGAAGCTATGATTACCGATTTTAAGAAAAGAAAATTGCGTAAAAAAGCTTTTATAAAAGTTTCTGCCGATTGGAATTCTTTTGAAGAAAATTATAAAAAGGAATCTAATAAGGAACTTGTACATCAGATTATTACATCAAAAATTAATAGTGGAACTGAAGAAATGTTAGAAAGAAATCAGCAACTTTCTAAGCACGATTTTGTTGTGCAATTAATGAGTTTACCTGAATATCAACTTTGCTAA
- a CDS encoding aldo/keto reductase family oxidoreductase: MPKSEIIIGCMSWGKWGKQFSTKEQIDMIQFCVENGYATFDHADIYGDYSTEAEFGKAFVETGIPREEIQLISKCGIQLVGEARNNKLKHYNYSKEYIIWSVESTLKNLKTDYLDTFLLHRPSPLMQPDEIAEAITELQESGKIINFGVSNFTPSQVDLIADKIPVSVNQIEFSLTHHNAMQNGSLDQMLQKNMQPMCWSPLGSVFREKTTKTERVKAVLKTLVAKYTVSEDVLLLAWILKHPSKLSPVIGTTNKERILNANKALEINIELQDWFLLLEASQGEEMP, translated from the coding sequence ATGCCAAAATCAGAAATTATAATCGGATGCATGTCTTGGGGAAAATGGGGAAAACAATTTTCTACTAAAGAACAAATTGATATGATTCAATTCTGCGTAGAAAACGGCTATGCAACTTTTGATCATGCAGATATTTATGGTGATTATTCTACAGAAGCTGAATTTGGAAAAGCATTTGTAGAAACTGGCATTCCACGTGAAGAAATTCAATTAATATCTAAGTGTGGTATCCAACTTGTTGGAGAAGCTCGAAACAATAAATTAAAACATTATAATTATTCGAAAGAATATATTATTTGGAGTGTAGAATCTACTTTAAAAAACTTAAAAACGGATTATCTTGATACTTTTTTACTGCACAGACCAAGTCCGCTTATGCAACCTGACGAAATTGCAGAAGCCATTACTGAATTGCAAGAAAGTGGTAAAATAATCAATTTTGGAGTTTCAAACTTTACGCCTTCTCAAGTTGATTTAATTGCTGATAAAATTCCTGTTTCTGTAAATCAGATAGAATTTTCTTTAACACATCATAATGCAATGCAAAATGGCAGTTTAGATCAAATGCTACAAAAAAATATGCAGCCAATGTGTTGGAGTCCTTTAGGAAGTGTTTTTAGAGAAAAAACTACAAAAACAGAAAGAGTAAAAGCAGTTTTAAAAACATTAGTCGCAAAATATACTGTTTCTGAAGATGTGTTATTATTAGCGTGGATTTTAAAACATCCTTCAAAATTATCTCCAGTGATTGGAACTACTAATAAAGAACGAATTTTAAACGCGAATAAAGCTTTAGAAATTAATATAGAACTACAAGATTGGTTTCTACTTTTAGAAGCTAGCCAAGGAGAAGAAATGCCATAA
- a CDS encoding aspartate/glutamate racemase family protein, whose protein sequence is MIKTQLAILGLGSRSTLYYLEQLNKVYNVKKGGYSTCPFFLLNTDFDTINPLLPNTSLQLDTILQSYLDQMEALEVTEILIPNITLHETIDRLEFQKNILHPLPLSVLKMKEIDAKKVVIFGSLHSMQSSYIRSYLELNSIEILLPCSEDMIFIDEVRKHIYNTTETKEIINKYHQLIKKYSENYPVVLGCTELSIIKPTDQINIIDMAQLQIKAAVKNIL, encoded by the coding sequence ATGATTAAAACGCAACTTGCCATATTAGGACTGGGAAGCAGATCTACTTTATATTATTTAGAGCAACTAAATAAGGTATACAATGTTAAAAAAGGAGGGTATAGTACTTGTCCGTTTTTTTTGTTAAATACAGATTTTGATACCATAAATCCGCTTTTACCAAATACTTCATTGCAATTAGATACTATTTTACAAAGTTATTTAGATCAAATGGAAGCCTTAGAAGTTACGGAAATATTAATTCCCAATATTACATTGCATGAAACGATAGATCGGTTAGAATTTCAAAAAAACATCTTACATCCGTTGCCTTTATCAGTTTTAAAAATGAAAGAAATTGATGCTAAGAAAGTCGTGATTTTTGGTTCTTTACATTCCATGCAGTCCAGTTATATTCGTTCTTATTTAGAGTTAAATTCTATTGAAATTCTGCTTCCGTGTTCAGAAGATATGATATTTATAGATGAGGTTAGAAAACACATTTATAATACTACGGAAACCAAAGAAATCATCAATAAGTACCATCAATTGATTAAAAAATATAGCGAAAATTATCCTGTAGTTCTTGGTTGTACGGAGTTGTCAATCATAAAACCTACAGACCAAATAAATATTATAGATATGGCGCAACTTCAAATTAAAGCAGCAGTAAAAAACATCTTATAA
- a CDS encoding ATP-binding protein, with the protein MINKRLLIKNLLSHNDENSFYDKKQKLSLSAKDGKAKFLKHICALSNSNPENNSYIVIGVEDEENKIIGVDFYDDSKIQNLVNAYLKNPPKIEYENVPFPSLQRHKVIGLVTIHPNNKITSLLKNTWKYRKGTTFYRRGSNSIPSSGNFELRNTNKDIVEAIEKNARNNIELTLDGVFDFINNHKSAYNPQYKVFNEQFVLCWAGKKKLINDEVYFSRVDIELINEQVKLFFSALDDVQISYNQQSFIITEYIYLGLEKQEELYPLEKTIINFKENGQHDIVKEFLFVPPKFDINIIHHIYNDCNAIVKKIENNIPISVIEGVDVLRLPTNYLICYLHGYVDVSKQLKKVKTYLKDLKDKTTYIKYKEAMRVIRKVQYH; encoded by the coding sequence ATGATAAACAAAAGACTTTTAATCAAAAACCTACTTTCTCACAACGATGAGAATAGTTTTTATGATAAAAAGCAAAAATTGTCATTAAGTGCAAAAGATGGAAAAGCAAAGTTTTTAAAACATATTTGTGCCCTTTCTAATTCCAATCCAGAAAATAATTCTTACATCGTTATTGGTGTTGAAGATGAAGAAAACAAAATTATTGGTGTCGATTTTTATGATGATAGCAAGATTCAGAATTTAGTGAATGCTTATTTAAAAAACCCTCCAAAAATTGAATATGAAAATGTTCCTTTTCCTAGCTTACAGCGTCATAAAGTAATTGGTTTGGTTACTATTCATCCGAATAATAAAATCACATCACTTTTAAAGAATACTTGGAAATATAGAAAAGGAACTACTTTTTATAGAAGAGGAAGTAACTCTATACCTTCTTCCGGAAATTTTGAATTGCGAAACACCAATAAAGATATTGTTGAGGCTATCGAAAAAAATGCGCGTAATAATATAGAATTAACCTTAGATGGTGTTTTCGATTTCATCAACAATCATAAATCAGCCTACAACCCCCAATATAAAGTTTTTAATGAACAATTTGTGTTGTGTTGGGCAGGAAAAAAAAAGCTTATAAACGATGAAGTTTATTTTTCTAGGGTAGATATCGAATTAATTAACGAGCAAGTAAAGTTGTTTTTTTCTGCTTTAGATGACGTTCAAATTAGTTATAATCAGCAATCTTTCATTATCACTGAATACATCTACTTAGGATTAGAAAAGCAAGAAGAATTGTATCCATTAGAGAAAACAATTATCAATTTTAAAGAAAACGGGCAGCATGATATTGTAAAAGAGTTTTTGTTTGTTCCTCCAAAATTTGATATAAACATTATACATCACATTTACAATGACTGCAATGCTATTGTAAAAAAAATTGAAAACAACATACCTATTTCTGTAATTGAAGGTGTGGATGTATTGCGTTTACCAACCAATTATTTAATCTGTTATTTACACGGTTATGTAGACGTTTCTAAACAGTTAAAGAAGGTAAAAACGTACCTAAAAGATTTAAAAGATAAAACAACGTATATAAAGTATAAAGAAGCAATGCGTGTAATTAGAAAAGTGCAATATCATTAA
- a CDS encoding SDR family NAD(P)-dependent oxidoreductase, producing MEQTAFITGATSGIGKATAEIFAKNNIRLILCGRRAERLSELKETLSKLTEVTTLQFDVSKRGEVATAIKSLPENFKQVDILINNAGNAHGLSSIQDGDIDDWDAMLDINVKGLLYVSKAIIPQMTDRNNGFIVNIGSIAAKDVYPNGNVYCASKHAVDALNKAMRIDLNKNNIRVSAIHPGAVETEFSDVRFKGDIKKAKSVYAGYKALQADDIADIIYFVISRPYHVNIEDLVVYPTAQASPTILNRD from the coding sequence ATGGAACAAACAGCATTTATAACCGGAGCTACGTCTGGAATTGGAAAAGCAACCGCAGAAATTTTCGCAAAAAATAACATCCGTTTAATTCTTTGCGGGAGAAGAGCAGAACGATTATCAGAACTTAAAGAGACTTTAAGTAAACTTACAGAAGTTACCACTTTACAGTTTGATGTTTCTAAAAGAGGAGAAGTTGCAACAGCCATAAAATCATTACCCGAAAACTTTAAACAAGTTGATATTTTAATCAATAATGCAGGGAATGCACATGGTTTATCTAGCATACAAGATGGCGATATAGATGATTGGGATGCTATGTTAGATATTAACGTAAAAGGTTTGTTATACGTTTCCAAAGCAATCATTCCGCAGATGACAGATAGAAACAATGGTTTTATTGTAAATATTGGCTCTATAGCGGCAAAAGATGTTTATCCTAACGGAAATGTATATTGCGCTTCTAAACACGCTGTAGATGCTTTAAATAAGGCAATGAGAATCGATTTAAACAAAAATAACATTCGTGTTTCTGCAATTCATCCTGGGGCAGTAGAAACTGAGTTTTCAGATGTTCGTTTTAAAGGTGATATAAAAAAGGCAAAATCTGTGTATGCAGGTTATAAAGCTTTACAAGCAGATGATATTGCAGATATTATTTATTTTGTAATTTCTAGACCGTATCATGTTAATATAGAAGATTTAGTAGTGTATCCTACAGCACAAGCATCACCAACAATTTTGAATAGAGATTAA
- a CDS encoding DUF1501 domain-containing protein — MKRRDFLKQTTFASGMFFVPQFLKAFEQLPIKTLSHKKVVIIQLKGGNDGLNTVVPFQNDIYYQQRNNIAIKQNDVFKISDEVGLHKSLQPLQDLYNKGFVSIINNVGYPNPNLSHFRSTDIWQTASDSNEYLQNGWVGRYLDYTKGNPYAAIEVDESLSLMMKGNTQNGLAITDPKMFYNSMRAPFFNNVVTNYNDAHLSEHNLGYLYNTMIDAKSSAKHIYEKSNTRSRTAEYPKNIFGKQLNTISQFINSGLETQVYYAGLSGFDTHANQAGTQERLLKVYAESMEVFINDLQKNNTFDDVLILTFSEFGRRVKQNESKGTDHGTANNVFVMGKNLKKQGLYNNLPNLGDLDKNGNLNYEIDFREIYATILDKWLQVDDVAILNKSFSKLNFV; from the coding sequence ATGAAACGTAGAGATTTTTTAAAACAAACAACTTTTGCTTCAGGAATGTTTTTTGTGCCTCAATTTTTAAAGGCTTTTGAACAACTTCCTATTAAAACACTTAGCCATAAAAAAGTAGTAATTATTCAATTAAAAGGAGGGAACGATGGCTTAAATACTGTAGTTCCTTTTCAAAACGATATTTATTATCAACAACGAAATAATATCGCCATAAAACAAAACGATGTCTTTAAAATTTCTGATGAGGTTGGGCTCCACAAAAGCCTACAACCTTTACAAGATTTATATAACAAAGGTTTTGTAAGTATTATTAATAATGTAGGGTATCCAAACCCTAATTTATCACATTTTAGATCTACAGATATTTGGCAAACAGCTAGTGATAGTAATGAGTATTTACAAAATGGTTGGGTAGGTCGTTATTTAGATTACACCAAAGGAAATCCATATGCTGCTATTGAAGTTGATGAAAGTTTGTCCTTAATGATGAAAGGGAATACACAAAACGGATTGGCAATTACAGACCCAAAAATGTTTTATAATTCTATGCGTGCACCATTTTTTAACAATGTGGTAACCAATTATAATGATGCGCATTTAAGCGAACATAATTTAGGCTATTTGTACAATACTATGATTGATGCAAAATCATCTGCAAAACACATTTACGAAAAAAGCAACACCAGAAGTAGGACTGCAGAATACCCTAAAAATATCTTTGGAAAACAGCTTAATACTATTTCTCAATTTATAAATTCTGGTTTAGAAACACAAGTATATTATGCAGGTTTAAGTGGTTTTGATACACACGCAAACCAAGCAGGAACACAAGAAAGATTGTTAAAGGTCTATGCAGAAAGTATGGAAGTGTTTATAAATGATTTACAAAAAAACAACACATTTGATGATGTGTTAATTCTTACTTTTTCTGAGTTTGGTAGACGTGTAAAACAAAACGAATCTAAAGGAACAGATCACGGAACAGCTAACAATGTTTTTGTGATGGGAAAAAACTTAAAGAAACAAGGTTTGTATAATAATTTACCTAATTTGGGTGATTTAGATAAAAATGGAAACCTTAATTATGAAATAGATTTTAGAGAAATTTATGCAACAATTTTAGACAAATGGTTGCAAGTAGATGATGTTGCTATTTTGAACAAATCATTTTCTAAATTAAATTTTGTTTAA